In Mycobacterium stomatepiae, the following are encoded in one genomic region:
- a CDS encoding GtrA domain-containing protein, which translates to MPVLVELGLNRIPAQAIILASTTLLSYFGHRYFSFRRSGGDTDSADARDETTRTT; encoded by the coding sequence TTGCCCGTGTTGGTCGAGCTCGGTCTGAATCGCATTCCGGCACAGGCGATCATCTTGGCGTCGACCACACTGCTGAGCTACTTCGGCCACCGCTACTTCTCGTTCCGGCGAAGCGGCGGCGACACCGACAGTGCGGATGCGCGGGACGAGACGACCCGCACCACCTAG
- a CDS encoding GtrA family protein, translated as MTEFDLPPESAPPGPLIRLVRDQRVAFVLVGGINTVVGFGLFIAVSESIGHFVDHRLGKVAGALATVGISHVLGVLFAFVMHRRFVFRVRGHVLRDLVRF; from the coding sequence GTGACCGAATTCGACCTGCCACCCGAATCGGCGCCTCCGGGACCGCTGATCCGGCTGGTGCGGGATCAGCGCGTGGCGTTCGTGCTGGTCGGTGGCATCAACACGGTCGTCGGTTTCGGCCTTTTCATCGCCGTCTCGGAGAGCATCGGCCACTTCGTCGACCATCGGTTGGGCAAGGTCGCTGGCGCGCTCGCGACAGTCGGGATTTCCCACGTGCTGGGCGTGCTGTTCGCCTTCGTCATGCATCGACGCTTCGTGTTTCGGGTCCGCGGCCACGTGCTGCGCGACCTGGTGCGCTTCTGA
- a CDS encoding NAD-dependent epimerase/dehydratase family protein, whose translation MSTRVVVTGGGGFIGAYLVRRLVRDGWDVAVVDTMVRGEAGRLAEVAGDIELFSCDVRDQDALERAFSGAEVVMHLAAINGTENFYKRPELVLDVGLRGALAVVNAGRNAGVPDLVVASSAEVYQTPSVVPTPETIPLMLPDSLNPRYSYGGSKIVSELIAFDYAQDHYRKVQVFRPHNVYGPDMGYKHVIPQFIARARTARDETSQGPARFEIQGDGTQTRAFCYVDDIVDGVLTMYENGGHREVFHIGNDEEVSIRDLAGRVAKAVGIEVEISPTEDAEGGTPRRCPDISKMRGLGYQPVVGLDEGLKRTAAWYLRYGSDAVTNELL comes from the coding sequence ATGAGTACTCGCGTCGTGGTGACAGGTGGCGGCGGGTTCATCGGCGCCTATCTGGTCAGGCGTTTGGTGCGTGACGGCTGGGACGTCGCCGTCGTCGACACGATGGTGCGCGGCGAGGCCGGCCGCCTGGCCGAAGTGGCCGGCGATATCGAGCTCTTCAGCTGCGACGTCCGCGACCAGGACGCGCTTGAGCGGGCGTTCTCCGGCGCCGAGGTGGTCATGCATCTCGCGGCGATCAATGGCACCGAAAACTTCTACAAGCGCCCAGAGTTGGTGCTGGACGTGGGATTACGCGGTGCCTTGGCCGTCGTCAACGCCGGGCGCAACGCCGGCGTGCCGGATCTGGTGGTGGCGTCCAGCGCGGAGGTGTATCAGACGCCCTCGGTGGTGCCTACACCGGAGACGATTCCACTGATGCTGCCGGATAGCCTGAATCCGAGGTACTCGTACGGCGGGTCCAAGATCGTCAGCGAGTTGATCGCATTCGACTACGCGCAAGACCACTACCGCAAGGTTCAGGTGTTTCGCCCGCACAACGTGTACGGCCCCGACATGGGCTACAAGCACGTGATCCCGCAATTCATCGCCAGGGCCCGCACGGCCCGTGACGAGACATCGCAAGGACCGGCGCGGTTCGAGATCCAGGGTGACGGCACCCAGACGCGGGCGTTCTGCTACGTCGACGACATCGTCGATGGCGTGCTCACCATGTACGAGAACGGGGGCCACCGCGAAGTTTTCCACATCGGCAATGACGAAGAGGTGTCCATCCGGGATCTGGCCGGCCGGGTGGCGAAGGCGGTGGGGATCGAGGTGGAGATCAGTCCGACCGAGGATGCCGAGGGCGGTACCCCGCGCCGATGCCCCGACATTTCGAAGATGCGGGGACTCGGCTATCAGCCGGTCGTCGGCCTGGACGAGGGGCTGAAGCGCACCGCCGCTTGGTACCTTCGATACGGTAGCGACGCCGTGACCAACGAACTGTTGTGA
- a CDS encoding nucleotide sugar dehydrogenase, which yields MGQPVSHYDVGVIGLGYVGLTLATVLAEAGNKVIGVEKRPEVVEQTNAGIPHFSETGLQEALSRVVGSGSLVAVGQLSPDAVCDAYIITVGTPLSSEGLVRTDMIEAASREVTANMSDGALVILRSTVKVGTTRDVVSPILAQSGKNFDIAMCPERTLEGRALQELRELPQIVGADEPAVSDRAAAIFRRLTNSIVQVSTPEAAEIIKLVDNTYRDVHFAFANEVARLCDAFAVNAHEVISSGKLGYQRTNVPLPGLVGGPCLEKDPHILLQSARTRGIELEITVAGRLVNERQPAETVNFISDEVARRNLAAPLRIALLGMAFKGIPATDDLRGSMSIKVLDEVKKAHPDAEIRLFDPVITTEHLEAAFPDEHAFDRLGDAVSGASVVIIANNHPELGRISPRTISEFIAPDGFVFDYWNHFSHLPASELGNSYFAVGNSRLEV from the coding sequence ATGGGTCAGCCAGTTTCGCATTATGACGTGGGCGTCATCGGCCTTGGCTACGTTGGGCTAACGCTCGCGACGGTGCTGGCCGAGGCTGGCAACAAAGTGATCGGCGTGGAGAAGCGGCCAGAGGTGGTCGAACAGACCAATGCCGGTATCCCACATTTTTCCGAGACCGGACTGCAGGAAGCCCTGTCCCGAGTCGTCGGGTCGGGCAGCCTGGTGGCCGTCGGGCAACTCAGTCCAGATGCGGTGTGCGACGCGTACATCATCACGGTCGGGACGCCGCTGTCCAGCGAAGGACTCGTCCGTACCGACATGATCGAGGCGGCCAGCCGCGAGGTCACCGCGAACATGAGCGATGGCGCACTGGTGATCCTGCGGTCCACGGTGAAAGTCGGAACCACGCGCGATGTGGTTTCGCCCATTCTCGCGCAGTCCGGCAAGAACTTCGACATCGCCATGTGCCCGGAGCGAACACTGGAAGGTCGAGCACTGCAAGAACTTCGCGAATTGCCGCAGATCGTGGGCGCCGACGAGCCCGCCGTCAGCGACCGTGCCGCGGCCATCTTCCGCCGGCTGACCAACTCCATCGTCCAGGTGTCGACGCCGGAGGCCGCCGAAATCATCAAGCTCGTCGACAATACTTACCGTGACGTGCATTTCGCGTTCGCAAACGAAGTGGCGCGGTTGTGCGATGCGTTCGCGGTCAATGCGCACGAGGTGATCTCGTCCGGGAAGTTGGGATACCAGCGGACCAACGTCCCGCTGCCGGGCCTGGTGGGCGGGCCGTGCCTGGAGAAGGATCCGCACATCCTGCTGCAGAGCGCGCGTACCCGCGGAATCGAACTGGAGATCACCGTCGCGGGCCGGCTCGTCAACGAGCGACAGCCGGCCGAAACAGTCAACTTCATCAGCGACGAGGTCGCCCGGCGCAATCTTGCCGCGCCGTTACGAATAGCGTTGCTGGGCATGGCCTTTAAGGGCATTCCCGCTACCGATGACCTCCGGGGGTCGATGTCCATCAAGGTGCTCGACGAAGTGAAGAAGGCTCATCCGGACGCCGAAATCCGGTTGTTCGACCCGGTCATCACGACCGAGCACCTGGAGGCGGCCTTCCCCGACGAGCATGCATTCGATCGACTCGGCGACGCCGTGAGCGGAGCGTCGGTGGTGATCATCGCCAACAATCATCCTGAGCTTGGCAGAATTTCGCCGCGCACGATCAGCGAGTTCATCGCTCCCGACGGCTTCGTGTTCGACTACTGGAATCACTTCAGCCACTTGCCAGCATCGGAGCTGGGCAACTCGTACTTCGCGGTCGGCAACAGCAGGCTGGAGGTGTGA
- the rfbH gene encoding lipopolysaccharide biosynthesis protein RfbH: protein MSRLDTDGLTGGGLEEYREDMLSAVREYAKHKLTTSEFVPGVTPVPVSGKVLDPEDFAALVDASLDGWLTAGRFHPLFERALARYVGARGAIFVNSGSSANLVALSALTSPKLGQYKKRFGKRPLEPGDEVLTVASGFPTTVNPIIQNGMRPVVVDIELGTYDAIPDRLREAVSPKTRAIMMAHTLGNPFDLDTVQELCDKHGLWLVEDSCDALGSTYDGKRTGSFGDTATVSFYPAHHITTGEGGAVFVKSALVRKQAESFRDWGRDCYCAPGNDNTCEKRFEWQLGDLPRGYDHKYIYSHIGYNLKATDMQAAVGLSQMAKLDGFVQARKDNFKYLTSRLTGVEGLILPVPTPNSDPSWFGYPITLDPEHPVDRTKFMQFLDERKIGFRQLFAGNLVKQPAYRDVDFRIVGDLTNTDIVMNRTFWVGTYPALTTPMLDFVADSIREYMAEAAR from the coding sequence ATTTCAAGACTCGATACCGATGGGCTTACGGGGGGCGGGCTTGAGGAGTATCGCGAGGATATGCTGTCCGCGGTCCGCGAATACGCGAAGCACAAGCTCACGACTTCCGAGTTCGTCCCCGGCGTCACGCCGGTCCCCGTGTCGGGCAAGGTCCTGGACCCGGAAGACTTCGCCGCGCTGGTCGACGCTTCGCTGGACGGCTGGCTGACCGCGGGCCGGTTCCATCCGCTCTTCGAGCGGGCCCTGGCCCGCTACGTCGGCGCCCGGGGAGCCATCTTCGTCAACAGCGGGTCGAGCGCCAACCTGGTTGCGCTCAGCGCCCTGACCAGCCCGAAGCTCGGCCAGTACAAGAAGCGGTTCGGCAAGCGTCCGCTGGAACCCGGCGACGAGGTGCTGACGGTTGCGTCGGGATTTCCCACGACCGTCAACCCGATCATCCAGAATGGAATGCGTCCGGTGGTCGTCGACATCGAGCTGGGCACCTACGACGCCATACCCGATCGCCTCCGCGAGGCCGTCAGTCCCAAGACACGGGCCATCATGATGGCCCACACCCTGGGCAATCCGTTCGACCTCGACACCGTCCAGGAGTTGTGCGACAAGCACGGCCTATGGCTGGTCGAGGACTCCTGCGATGCCCTCGGGTCGACCTACGACGGGAAACGCACCGGCAGTTTCGGCGACACCGCGACGGTAAGTTTCTATCCCGCACACCACATTACGACCGGCGAGGGCGGCGCCGTGTTCGTCAAGTCGGCGCTGGTGCGCAAGCAGGCGGAGTCGTTCCGCGACTGGGGCCGGGACTGCTACTGCGCGCCGGGCAACGACAACACCTGCGAGAAACGGTTCGAGTGGCAACTCGGTGACCTGCCCAGGGGCTACGACCACAAGTACATCTACAGCCACATCGGTTACAACCTCAAGGCCACCGACATGCAGGCCGCGGTGGGGCTGTCCCAGATGGCCAAGCTCGACGGGTTCGTCCAGGCGCGCAAGGACAATTTCAAGTACCTGACCTCGCGACTGACCGGTGTCGAGGGGCTCATCCTGCCGGTGCCCACGCCGAACTCGGACCCGTCGTGGTTCGGTTACCCGATCACGCTCGATCCCGAGCACCCGGTCGACCGAACGAAGTTCATGCAGTTCCTCGACGAGCGCAAGATCGGGTTCCGGCAACTGTTCGCCGGCAACCTCGTCAAACAGCCCGCGTACCGCGATGTCGACTTCCGGATCGTGGGGGACCTGACCAACACCGACATCGTGATGAACCGGACTTTCTGGGTCGGCACCTACCCGGCGCTGACGACGCCGATGCTCGACTTCGTGGCGGATTCGATCCGCGAGTACATGGCCGAGGCTGCCCGATAG
- the rfbG gene encoding CDP-glucose 4,6-dehydratase, giving the protein MHYLVTGHTGFKGAWLALLLFGRGHRVSGLALDPDEGSLFKRLGLAEHLDCDFRVDIRDAEATKAAVSAAAPDVVVHMAAQALVRESYRDPRYTYETNAIGTLNVIEAVAAAESVRAHVVVTTDKVYRNVGQQAGYVETDPLGGDDPYSASKAMADLLAQSWIRSFPGTPTAIARAGNVIGGGDISRDRLLPDLMAAYASGQAPKLRFPHAVRPWQHVLDCLNGYLTLVDALLAGSGLGEWNFGPGRDSFVEVGRVATLAAEMWGGGAHWVLVDGAQPHEANLLALDASKAHRELGWRNRLGFHEALAWTVDWERRVRQGADVMVATQEQIAGFESLA; this is encoded by the coding sequence GTGCACTATCTGGTCACTGGGCACACCGGGTTCAAGGGCGCTTGGCTCGCACTGCTCCTTTTCGGCCGTGGGCACCGCGTGTCGGGTCTGGCCCTCGACCCCGACGAGGGCAGCCTGTTCAAACGGTTGGGGCTGGCCGAGCACCTCGACTGTGACTTCCGGGTCGACATCCGCGACGCCGAAGCCACCAAGGCTGCGGTGTCCGCCGCCGCTCCCGACGTCGTGGTGCACATGGCGGCGCAGGCGCTGGTCCGCGAGTCCTATCGCGACCCGCGGTACACCTACGAGACCAACGCGATCGGCACGCTCAACGTGATCGAGGCCGTCGCGGCCGCCGAATCGGTGCGCGCGCACGTCGTCGTGACCACCGACAAGGTCTACCGCAACGTCGGCCAGCAGGCCGGCTACGTCGAAACCGATCCGCTCGGCGGCGACGATCCGTACAGCGCGTCGAAGGCGATGGCGGATCTGCTGGCCCAGTCCTGGATTCGCAGCTTTCCGGGCACCCCCACCGCGATCGCGCGCGCGGGCAACGTCATCGGCGGCGGGGACATCAGCCGGGATCGGCTGCTACCGGACCTGATGGCCGCTTACGCGAGCGGCCAGGCACCCAAGCTGCGTTTCCCGCACGCGGTGCGGCCATGGCAACACGTGCTCGACTGCCTGAACGGCTATCTCACCCTCGTCGACGCCCTGTTAGCTGGCTCCGGACTGGGCGAGTGGAACTTCGGCCCGGGTCGCGACAGCTTCGTCGAGGTCGGGCGCGTGGCCACGCTGGCGGCGGAGATGTGGGGCGGTGGCGCGCATTGGGTGCTCGTGGACGGTGCGCAACCGCACGAGGCCAACTTGCTGGCCCTGGACGCCAGCAAGGCGCACCGCGAGCTCGGTTGGCGCAACCGGCTGGGTTTCCACGAGGCTCTGGCCTGGACGGTCGACTGGGAGCGCCGCGTGCGTCAGGGTGCCGACGTGATGGTGGCGACGCAGGAGCAGATCGCCGGCTTCGAAAGCCTCGCGTGA
- a CDS encoding GDP-L-fucose synthase family protein — MDLGSRVYVAGHRGMVGSAITRRLVSEGFTDVVTRTHGELPLDDPAAVEDFFAAQRPQYVVLAAAKVGGIVANATYGADFIRENLKIQTNVIDAAYRHGAQKLLFLGSSCIYPRDAVQPIREDALLTGPLEETNLPYAIAKIAGKTMCDAYRKQYGFNAFTVMPSNVYGVGDNFHPEHSHVVAGMMRRFHEAKLAGADEVVVWGSGSPLRELIDADDLGDACVLLLRSYDDGGMINVGSGEEISIRDLALLMKSIVEFEGRVEFDHSRPDGTPRKIMDNTNLTALGWRPSVSIEAGLKKMYAWFLESDALRLN; from the coding sequence ATGGATCTAGGTTCGCGGGTATATGTCGCTGGTCACCGCGGGATGGTGGGCTCCGCGATCACGCGCCGGCTGGTCAGCGAAGGCTTCACCGACGTCGTGACCCGCACCCACGGCGAATTGCCACTCGACGACCCTGCGGCGGTCGAGGATTTCTTTGCCGCGCAGCGTCCTCAGTACGTCGTCCTCGCGGCGGCGAAGGTCGGTGGAATCGTTGCGAATGCGACCTACGGCGCGGACTTCATCCGGGAGAACCTGAAGATCCAGACGAATGTCATCGACGCCGCGTATCGGCATGGCGCGCAGAAGCTGCTCTTCCTGGGTTCGAGTTGCATCTACCCGAGAGATGCCGTGCAACCGATTCGTGAGGATGCGCTGCTGACGGGTCCGTTGGAGGAGACCAACCTGCCCTATGCGATCGCAAAAATCGCGGGCAAGACGATGTGCGACGCTTATCGAAAGCAGTACGGCTTCAACGCATTTACGGTGATGCCGTCAAATGTCTATGGCGTCGGCGACAATTTCCATCCGGAGCACTCCCACGTGGTGGCCGGCATGATGCGCCGGTTCCACGAGGCGAAACTGGCCGGCGCCGACGAGGTTGTGGTCTGGGGGAGTGGCTCGCCGTTGCGGGAGCTGATCGACGCCGACGACCTCGGCGATGCGTGCGTCCTGCTGCTGCGTTCTTATGACGATGGCGGGATGATCAATGTTGGCTCGGGCGAAGAGATTTCAATTCGAGACCTGGCACTGTTGATGAAATCGATCGTCGAGTTCGAGGGGCGCGTCGAGTTCGACCACTCCCGCCCGGATGGCACGCCACGCAAGATCATGGACAACACCAACCTCACGGCGCTCGGATGGCGGCCTTCGGTGAGCATCGAAGCCGGTCTGAAAAAGATGTATGCCTGGTTCCTCGAATCAGATGCGTTGCGCCTGAACTGA
- the rfbF gene encoding glucose-1-phosphate cytidylyltransferase, with product MKAVLLAGGLGTRMREETEFRPKPMVEVGGRPVLWHIMKILGHHGISEFVVCTGYKSEYIKGYFSNYGVSNLDFTITLGDQSSIKYHGSHDEFNWRVTVADTGLNTMTGGRIKRIQKYVGEETFLCTYGDGIADVDIPALLEFHKSHGKLATVTATQPMSRFGVIDLEQDGAVAKFREKPKTEDWINIGYFVFEPGVLNYLDGDETVLEDKPLLRLAEDRQIAAFGHRGFWQPMDTFRESQLLNNLWNSGNPPWKVWE from the coding sequence ATGAAAGCCGTGCTTCTCGCTGGTGGTCTGGGTACCCGCATGCGGGAGGAAACCGAGTTCCGGCCCAAGCCCATGGTGGAGGTCGGGGGACGGCCGGTGCTGTGGCACATCATGAAGATTCTTGGACATCACGGCATCTCGGAATTCGTCGTCTGCACGGGCTACAAGAGCGAGTACATCAAGGGCTACTTCTCGAACTATGGGGTGTCGAACCTCGACTTCACCATCACCCTCGGTGACCAGTCGAGCATCAAGTATCACGGTTCGCACGACGAATTCAATTGGCGGGTCACGGTCGCCGACACCGGCTTGAACACGATGACAGGCGGCCGCATCAAGCGCATCCAGAAGTATGTGGGCGAGGAAACCTTCCTCTGCACGTACGGCGACGGCATCGCCGATGTCGACATTCCCGCCCTGCTGGAGTTTCACAAGTCGCACGGCAAACTCGCCACGGTGACGGCCACTCAGCCGATGAGCCGGTTCGGGGTCATCGACCTGGAGCAGGACGGTGCGGTCGCCAAGTTCCGGGAGAAGCCCAAGACCGAAGACTGGATCAACATCGGCTACTTCGTCTTCGAGCCGGGGGTGCTCAACTACCTCGACGGTGACGAGACGGTGTTGGAGGACAAGCCGTTGCTACGTTTGGCCGAAGACCGCCAGATCGCCGCGTTCGGACACCGAGGGTTCTGGCAGCCGATGGATACCTTCCGGGAATCCCAGCTGCTGAACAACCTCTGGAACAGCGGGAACCCCCCGTGGAAAGTATGGGAGTAG